A genome region from Actinomycetota bacterium includes the following:
- a CDS encoding CpaF family protein — MTTESFSGFKEAFKRYYASRHESLGDGPTPADIRQALSAYIKRERLIMKAGDVRALEAGLIEEITAYGPLTPLFQDGEVTEVMVNGTTGVYIEKNGTLSAAERRFASNTEIFRLIERFLSPIGARVDESKPYADGRLNDGSRINVIIPPVSLDGPVVTIRRFPDRSLTLDKMVESGCLTAAQAKRLSRAVRAKKNIVVSGGTGTGKTTFLNALAGRIANSERLITIEDAAELKLPKPNLVRLQSRPPNNEGKGEVTIRDLVRNALRMRPDRIIVGEVRGGEALDMLQAMNTGHEGSMTTVHANSCADALRRLEIMVLMAGVGLPHAAARDLLLASLDIVVQLARGPDGRRRLVEILEVSAEAVDA; from the coding sequence ATGACAACCGAGTCTTTCAGCGGGTTTAAAGAAGCCTTTAAACGTTATTACGCTTCGAGACACGAGTCTTTAGGCGACGGGCCGACGCCGGCCGATATCAGACAGGCTCTATCGGCCTATATAAAGCGCGAGCGACTGATTATGAAGGCCGGTGATGTCCGGGCCCTAGAAGCCGGCTTGATAGAGGAGATCACTGCTTACGGACCGCTGACGCCGCTTTTCCAGGACGGCGAGGTTACCGAGGTTATGGTTAACGGGACAACCGGTGTCTACATAGAAAAAAACGGGACGTTATCGGCCGCCGAGAGACGGTTTGCGTCGAACACGGAAATCTTCAGGCTTATCGAAAGATTCTTGTCACCGATCGGCGCGCGCGTAGACGAAAGCAAGCCGTATGCTGACGGACGGCTTAACGACGGTTCGCGCATCAATGTAATTATCCCGCCTGTCAGTTTGGACGGCCCTGTTGTCACCATACGCCGCTTTCCCGACCGATCCTTAACGCTGGATAAGATGGTTGAATCAGGCTGTTTGACGGCGGCTCAGGCAAAACGGCTATCCCGGGCCGTACGGGCGAAGAAGAACATAGTCGTTTCAGGAGGCACCGGCACAGGCAAGACGACTTTCTTAAACGCCCTGGCCGGCAGAATCGCTAACTCGGAAAGGTTGATAACAATCGAGGACGCGGCCGAACTCAAACTGCCAAAACCGAACTTGGTCAGACTGCAAAGCCGGCCGCCCAACAACGAGGGTAAGGGAGAAGTAACCATTCGCGACCTGGTCCGTAACGCCTTGCGGATGAGACCGGACAGGATAATCGTCGGTGAGGTAAGAGGCGGGGAAGCGCTGGATATGCTGCAGGCGATGAATACAGGCCACGAAGGATCGATGACGACCGTCCACGCGAACTCGTGCGCCGACGCTCTCAGACGCTTGGAAATCATGGTTCTAATGGCCGGCGTCGGTCTGCCCCATGCAGCGGCGCGTGACCTTCTGCTGGCGTCGCTCGATATTGTTGTTCAGCTTGCCAGGGGACCGGACGGGCGGCGGCGCCTGGTGGAAATCTTGGAAGTCTCCGCCGAGGCCGTGGATGCTTAA